A DNA window from Nitrospirota bacterium contains the following coding sequences:
- a CDS encoding D-alanine--D-alanine ligase: MSDRRQKTEDRYQTKTIKELKKKRIGVLMGGLSTEREVSLRTGMAIKDALNEMGYNVFAIDVGRNIAEVLIQNKIEVAFIALHGSFGENGAIQGLLEVMGIPYTGSGVLASALAMDKIASRKMFEYHRIPVPPFVVISRQSSVVSQKTLDYQLQTIDFPFPWVVKPAAEGSSIGVSIVSDEAELKSAMDTAFSFGEMAIIEKYIDGKEISVGILNDMALGSVEIRPKKGFYSYEAKYTAGKTEYILPPEVPEAVYRDILDIGLRAHRALGCSGATRVDTIVDKEWVTYMLEVNTLPGMTATSLLPKIALAAGIDFKSLVENILLGAIKGTPKKRKATP, translated from the coding sequence ATGAGTGACAGAAGACAGAAGACAGAAGACAGATATCAGACGAAGACGATTAAGGAGTTGAAGAAGAAGCGAATAGGTGTGTTGATGGGTGGGTTATCCACGGAAAGGGAGGTATCGCTCAGGACGGGTATGGCGATAAAGGATGCACTGAATGAAATGGGTTACAATGTATTTGCGATAGATGTAGGAAGAAACATAGCAGAGGTGCTTATACAAAATAAGATAGAGGTTGCATTTATTGCACTTCACGGTAGTTTCGGGGAAAATGGTGCAATTCAAGGGCTTCTTGAGGTAATGGGTATACCCTATACAGGTTCAGGTGTGCTTGCATCGGCGCTGGCTATGGATAAGATAGCATCCAGAAAGATGTTCGAATACCACAGGATACCAGTGCCACCATTTGTAGTCATAAGTCGTCAGTCGTCAGTTGTCAGTCAAAAGACTCTCGACTATCAACTCCAGACTATTGACTTCCCATTTCCATGGGTTGTGAAACCTGCTGCCGAAGGCTCAAGCATAGGTGTGAGCATAGTCTCTGACGAAGCTGAACTCAAGAGTGCTATGGATACTGCTTTCAGTTTTGGGGAAATGGCCATCATCGAAAAATACATAGATGGTAAAGAAATATCTGTAGGGATACTCAATGATATGGCACTTGGTTCGGTTGAGATAAGACCCAAAAAAGGTTTTTACAGTTATGAGGCAAAATATACTGCAGGGAAGACAGAATATATACTTCCACCTGAAGTTCCAGAGGCTGTTTATAGGGATATACTGGATATAGGACTCCGTGCACACAGGGCATTGGGGTGTAGTGGTGCGACAAGGGTTGATACGATAGTTGATAAGGAGTGGGTGACATATATGCTTGAGGTTAATACACTACCTGGTATGACTGCAACAAGTCTTTTGCCTAAGATAGCATTGGCTGCAGGGATAGATTTTAAGAGTCTTGTTGAGAATATCCTGTTGGGTGCAATAAAGGGAACCCCTAAAAAAAGGAAAGCCACCCCTTGA
- the ftsA gene encoding cell division protein FtsA: MGKKNDLVVGLDIGTTKVCAIVGEIRNESIDIIGIGSHPSRGLKKGVVVNIEGTVDSIRRAVEEAELMSGEDIRSVYVGIAGGHIKGFNSRGVIAIKDKEIKESDIKRVIDAAAAVSIPVDREILHVLPREYIIDEQEGIKEPLGMSGVRFEAEVHIVTGAVTLVQNLIRSCQKAGLDVMDIVLQPLASGEAVLSNEEKELGVVVIDLGGGTTDIAIFLEGGIWHTGVLAVGGNNFTNDIAIGLRTPSIEAEKIKKKYGCAYTELVREDETIEVPGVGGRLPRILQRRNLSEIIQPRAEEIFELVMREIKRTGYEDMIASGAVITGGTAIMEGIPEVAEQVLDLPVRRGIPANIGGLVDVVSNPMYATGVGLVFYGAGEAKESMRKRFSGDNIFGRVLGRMREWFEGFFL, from the coding sequence ATGGGTAAGAAGAACGATCTTGTTGTAGGACTTGATATTGGGACAACAAAGGTATGTGCGATTGTTGGAGAAATTCGTAATGAGAGTATTGATATAATTGGCATCGGTTCACATCCATCGAGGGGACTCAAGAAGGGGGTTGTTGTTAACATAGAAGGCACGGTAGATTCTATCAGGAGGGCTGTTGAAGAGGCTGAACTTATGTCAGGTGAGGATATAAGGAGTGTGTATGTGGGGATTGCAGGAGGACATATAAAGGGATTTAACAGTCGGGGTGTAATTGCCATAAAGGATAAAGAGATAAAAGAATCCGATATAAAAAGGGTGATAGATGCAGCAGCGGCTGTTTCTATACCTGTTGATAGAGAAATTCTTCATGTGTTACCGAGGGAATATATAATCGATGAGCAGGAAGGCATAAAAGAGCCACTCGGCATGAGTGGTGTGAGGTTTGAGGCAGAGGTTCATATCGTTACAGGTGCTGTCACATTGGTGCAGAATCTTATAAGGAGCTGTCAGAAGGCAGGGCTTGATGTAATGGATATAGTCTTACAACCATTGGCTTCTGGAGAAGCGGTATTGTCTAATGAAGAAAAAGAACTCGGTGTGGTTGTCATCGACTTAGGTGGTGGTACTACAGATATTGCGATATTTCTCGAAGGAGGTATCTGGCATACAGGGGTACTTGCAGTTGGTGGAAATAATTTTACAAATGATATTGCAATAGGACTAAGAACTCCGAGTATAGAGGCTGAGAAGATAAAGAAAAAATATGGATGTGCCTATACAGAGCTTGTTCGAGAAGATGAGACCATAGAGGTTCCAGGTGTCGGGGGCCGTTTACCAAGGATATTACAAAGGAGAAATCTCTCTGAGATTATTCAACCGAGGGCAGAAGAGATATTTGAACTGGTAATGCGTGAGATCAAAAGAACAGGTTATGAAGATATGATTGCATCCGGTGCTGTTATTACAGGGGGTACAGCAATAATGGAAGGCATACCAGAGGTAGCAGAACAGGTTCTTGACCTCCCTGTTCGAAGGGGTATTCCAGCTAATATTGGTGGTCTCGTAGATGTTGTTAGTAATCCTATGTATGCGACAGGTGTAGGTCTTGTCTTTTATGGTGCAGGTGAAGCGAAAGAAAGCATGAGAAAGAGATTCTCTGGAGACAACATCTTTGGAAGGGTTCTCGGCAGGATGAGAGAATGGTTTGAGGGATTTTTCCTTTAG
- a CDS encoding radical SAM protein: FGVTDAKVGLVGAAVSDHPEIDSICSQLSKLGIRISVSSLRADAITDRIADTLVSSGHKTVSLAPEAGSERLRKVIKKDLREDDILRAAEIIFSKGIPNLKLYFMIGLPTETIEDIDSIVTLTKKVHDIQLSAGRIKGSIGRITLSVNCFVPKPFTPFQWCSMNSIEDLKVKLKYLKKSISGIRNTNMIHDLPKWAHLQGMLSRGDRRLSGVLERMIKIDDWRKDASDTGIDPSFYTMRERYMDEVFPWEIIDIGVKREYLWKEYQKAMYNIT, from the coding sequence GTTCGGAGTTACAGATGCAAAGGTAGGACTGGTTGGTGCAGCTGTTTCGGATCACCCTGAGATAGATAGTATTTGTTCTCAACTGTCGAAACTCGGCATTCGTATATCGGTTTCTTCCCTTAGAGCAGATGCTATTACAGATAGAATTGCTGACACCCTTGTTTCGAGTGGACATAAGACTGTCTCACTTGCACCTGAAGCAGGCTCTGAAAGGTTAAGGAAGGTAATCAAAAAAGACCTAAGAGAGGATGATATATTGCGTGCGGCAGAGATCATATTCAGTAAAGGTATACCAAATCTTAAACTCTACTTCATGATAGGTTTGCCAACAGAGACGATAGAGGACATTGATTCAATAGTCACTCTTACAAAAAAGGTGCATGATATCCAGCTTTCTGCAGGGAGGATAAAAGGAAGCATAGGGAGAATTACCCTGAGCGTTAACTGTTTTGTTCCAAAACCATTTACACCATTTCAATGGTGCAGTATGAATAGTATTGAAGACCTTAAAGTCAAACTAAAATATCTCAAGAAGTCTATCTCAGGTATCAGAAATACGAATATGATACATGACTTACCAAAATGGGCTCATCTTCAAGGGATGCTATCGCGTGGGGATAGAAGACTCAGTGGAGTACTTGAACGGATGATTAAGATAGATGACTGGCGAAAGGATGCAAGCGATACAGGTATTGACCCCTCATTCTATACGATGCGTGAAAGGTATATGGATGAGGTTTTTCCTTGGGAGATCATAGATATTGGTGTGAAAAGGGAATATCTCTGGAAGGAATATCAAAAGGCGATGTATAATATAACTTGA
- a CDS encoding FtsQ-type POTRA domain-containing protein has product MNIINNRKKWKDKSPPQKGFPKNRRFLGLERYEPSASYKKRSKFATLLIALLLVIVFIPIGYLIYASYHAFANLHLFDLRYINIKGNIHISKEDIFNLVKVKEGDDLWRLSLKEKQKSLLSSPWVMDASLSRILPDRLEITIKEREPLTFIDSNGNLYLADSEGVILKQLQEKGIFSLPVIIGVNSEKLREGVQLDSKGALEAIGLIKTIKTMGIIGDITSLDEVSVNAENPENIILYLNGVEIRIGIGNYSRKLEKLKDIESEIKNKGLIASYIDLRFPGKVIIRPLSDQTESIPRKGRHRKIVKDSNIIGEYRNG; this is encoded by the coding sequence TTGAATATTATAAATAACAGGAAAAAATGGAAAGATAAAAGCCCCCCACAGAAGGGGTTTCCCAAAAATCGAAGATTTTTGGGACTTGAGAGATATGAACCGTCTGCTTCATACAAGAAGAGATCAAAATTTGCCACCCTGTTGATAGCCCTGCTATTAGTTATAGTATTTATCCCTATCGGCTATCTTATTTATGCTTCATATCATGCCTTTGCGAATCTTCACCTTTTTGATCTTCGTTATATAAATATTAAAGGAAATATCCATATATCAAAGGAAGATATCTTTAACCTGGTGAAGGTAAAGGAAGGAGATGATTTATGGCGGCTTTCATTGAAGGAAAAACAAAAAAGCCTGCTCTCCTCTCCATGGGTAATGGATGCATCTTTATCCCGCATACTTCCAGACAGACTCGAGATTACTATAAAGGAAAGAGAACCTTTAACATTTATTGATAGTAATGGGAATCTTTATCTTGCTGACAGTGAAGGGGTTATACTTAAACAGCTACAGGAAAAGGGTATATTTTCGCTACCAGTAATAATTGGCGTAAATTCTGAGAAATTGCGCGAAGGAGTACAGTTGGATTCTAAAGGTGCACTCGAGGCAATCGGTCTGATTAAGACAATTAAGACGATGGGGATTATAGGGGATATAACTTCTCTGGATGAAGTATCGGTAAATGCAGAGAATCCAGAAAATATTATACTTTATTTGAATGGAGTTGAGATCAGGATAGGAATAGGAAATTATTCCAGAAAGCTTGAGAAACTGAAGGATATTGAATCAGAGATAAAGAATAAAGGACTCATAGCAAGCTATATAGATCTCAGATTCCCTGGTAAGGTGATCATTCGTCCACTCTCAGATCAAACTGAGTCGATTCCACGGAAAGGACGCCACAGAAAGATTGTAAAGGATTCTAACATTATCGGAGAATATAGAAATGGGTAA
- a CDS encoding radical SAM protein: MSRRLFDKAKRLLKDENGTIYKEHGGRITVALAYPNTYYVGMSNLGFQTAYWLFNRRNDVVCERVFYPDDEDIEEFGKVGTQLFTIESQKYIRDYDIIAFSVSFENDYPRIIKMLNLARIPLKRDDRNNHPIMILGGISAFFNPEPIADFFDAVFVGEGEDLIDEFIEFYKGEGGKSFSRKNRDDFFKRLAISISGIYVPSLYSISYNDDRTIKTVTAEKDIPLRVTRRLTKDINRLEVLNRITTSNTEFGDMMLVELNRGCGRGCRFCMAGFIYRPPRYRSQESIIKIVR; this comes from the coding sequence GTGAGTCGCAGACTTTTTGATAAGGCAAAGAGACTCCTGAAAGATGAAAATGGAACAATCTACAAGGAACATGGTGGAAGAATCACAGTTGCCCTTGCATATCCTAATACCTACTATGTAGGTATGTCAAATCTCGGCTTCCAGACAGCGTACTGGCTTTTTAATAGAAGGAATGATGTTGTCTGTGAGCGGGTCTTCTATCCAGATGATGAAGATATTGAAGAATTTGGGAAGGTAGGAACACAGCTCTTTACAATCGAATCGCAGAAGTATATAAGAGATTACGATATTATTGCTTTCTCCGTATCTTTTGAAAACGACTACCCAAGAATCATCAAGATGCTAAATCTTGCTCGAATACCATTAAAAAGAGACGATCGAAACAATCATCCAATTATGATACTGGGTGGTATATCTGCATTTTTCAACCCCGAGCCCATAGCAGATTTTTTCGATGCGGTCTTTGTGGGTGAAGGTGAGGATTTGATTGATGAGTTCATAGAGTTCTATAAAGGAGAGGGTGGAAAGAGCTTCTCCAGAAAGAACAGAGATGATTTTTTTAAAAGACTCGCAATCTCTATATCTGGCATCTATGTGCCTTCTTTATATAGTATTTCTTACAACGATGACAGAACAATTAAAACAGTAACCGCTGAAAAGGATATTCCTCTCAGAGTAACCAGGAGATTGACAAAGGATATAAACAGGCTTGAGGTATTAAACAGGATAACTACATCAAATACAGAATTTGGTGATATGATGCTTGTCGAACTTAACAGGGGATGTGGTAGAGGATGTCGATTCTGCATGGCAGGGTTCATTTACAGACCACCGAGATATAGAAGTCAAGAGAGTATAATAAAAATAGTTCGGA
- the ftsZ gene encoding cell division protein FtsZ — translation MFQLEEKIENAAKIKVIGIGGGGGNAVNTMIASNLQGIDFIAANTDLQALGTSLAPTKIQLGAKLTKGLGAGSDPEIGRQAAIEDSELIGEMFSGSDMIFITAGMGGGTGTGAAPVIANIARELGALTVAVVTKPFIFEGRQRARNAEEGIKELKKHVDTVITIPNQRLFDVIDRNTSVIDAFRVADDVLRQAVQGISDLIMIPGLINLDFADVKTIMYGMGRAVMGTGKGSGENRALEAAQKAIASPLIEEGSINGAKGVLINITGGTDLSLYEVNEASTLIQEAADDEANIIFGSVINPDMKEDVVVTVIATGFDGKSNNEQSSVRPISVVSDIHVKKTVSFPKRSNGEVPRSVLSKDPDFIFNSETSLFDKEELEREGIEYDDDLDVPTFIRRRAEK, via the coding sequence ATGTTTCAATTAGAGGAAAAAATAGAAAATGCTGCAAAGATAAAGGTTATCGGGATTGGAGGGGGAGGAGGCAATGCTGTAAACACAATGATCGCCTCTAACCTTCAAGGTATTGATTTTATCGCGGCTAACACAGATCTTCAGGCCCTTGGAACATCGCTTGCACCGACAAAGATACAATTAGGTGCAAAACTCACAAAAGGGCTCGGTGCAGGCTCTGATCCAGAGATAGGGAGACAAGCAGCCATTGAAGACAGTGAATTAATCGGGGAGATGTTCTCTGGTTCGGATATGATATTTATTACAGCAGGTATGGGAGGTGGCACAGGAACAGGGGCTGCACCCGTGATTGCTAACATAGCGAGGGAATTAGGTGCACTAACTGTTGCTGTTGTGACAAAGCCCTTTATCTTTGAAGGAAGACAACGGGCAAGGAATGCCGAGGAGGGTATAAAAGAATTAAAAAAACATGTAGATACTGTTATAACAATACCAAATCAGAGGCTCTTTGATGTTATAGACAGGAATACGAGTGTTATTGATGCCTTCAGGGTGGCGGATGATGTATTGAGGCAGGCAGTCCAAGGAATATCTGACCTTATTATGATTCCTGGGCTTATAAATCTCGATTTTGCCGATGTAAAGACTATCATGTATGGTATGGGACGGGCAGTGATGGGAACAGGGAAAGGTAGCGGAGAAAACAGGGCGCTGGAGGCAGCACAGAAGGCAATAGCAAGTCCACTTATAGAAGAAGGCTCAATAAATGGTGCAAAAGGTGTGTTGATTAATATCACAGGAGGAACAGACCTCTCTCTCTATGAAGTAAATGAGGCATCCACACTTATACAGGAGGCTGCTGATGATGAGGCAAACATTATCTTCGGCTCTGTGATAAATCCTGATATGAAAGAGGATGTCGTTGTGACAGTGATAGCAACAGGATTTGATGGCAAGTCGAATAATGAACAATCCTCTGTGCGTCCTATTTCTGTTGTTTCAGATATCCATGTAAAGAAAACAGTTTCCTTTCCTAAGAGATCTAATGGCGAGGTGCCTCGCTCGGTCTTGAGTAAAGATCCAGATTTTATCTTTAACTCCGAGACATCACTCTTTGATAAAGAAGAATTGGAAAGGGAAGGTATAGAGTACGATGACGATCTTGATGTGCCAACATTTATCAGAAGAAGGGCAGAGAAATAA
- a CDS encoding YggS family pyridoxal phosphate-dependent enzyme: MGFSIAENLKAVKERVKATALRAGRDPDNIKIVVVTKTIDIDRIMEAISAGAEILGENRVQEAQKKVMSDELRVMSDEVEWHLIGHLQTNKVKIAVRLFDLIHSVDSLHLSREIDGQAESIDKIQDILIEVNVSAEKSKYGIKPEELEEFLKDVSAFKNLDVKGLMTMPPFSENPEDSRYFFRHLKKLSQEAGLKELSMGMSNDYEVAVEEGATMVRIGTAIFGERK; encoded by the coding sequence ATGGGGTTTTCTATCGCAGAGAACCTGAAAGCAGTTAAAGAAAGAGTAAAGGCCACTGCTCTCAGGGCAGGAAGGGATCCTGATAATATAAAGATAGTAGTTGTCACAAAGACAATTGATATAGACAGGATAATGGAGGCTATAAGTGCAGGGGCAGAGATACTCGGCGAAAACAGGGTGCAGGAAGCACAAAAAAAAGTTATGAGTGATGAGTTAAGAGTTATGAGTGATGAGGTTGAGTGGCATCTGATCGGGCATCTTCAGACGAATAAGGTAAAGATTGCAGTGAGGTTATTTGACCTGATTCATTCGGTTGATAGTCTCCATCTTTCAAGGGAGATAGATGGACAAGCAGAAAGTATCGATAAGATACAGGATATACTTATAGAGGTAAATGTTTCAGCGGAAAAGAGCAAATATGGAATAAAACCAGAAGAATTAGAGGAATTTCTTAAAGATGTATCAGCATTTAAAAATCTGGATGTTAAAGGACTCATGACCATGCCACCTTTTTCGGAAAACCCAGAGGATTCAAGATATTTTTTCAGGCATCTGAAAAAACTTTCACAAGAAGCAGGATTGAAAGAACTTTCTATGGGTATGTCGAATGATTACGAGGTAGCAGTGGAGGAAGGTGCTACGATGGTCAGAATAGGAACAGCGATATTTGGGGAGAGAAAATAA